TGTCCGTCCCAGGTTGTGCGAACGGCCGCGTCCAACACCCCGGCCAAGGCGCCCGAGCTGATCGAGGTGTTTGTGGACGACCAGTCCGTGATGGTGGCGCCCGGAACGACGGTGCTGCAGGTTGGTTTCGTAGGAGTTTCTACTCACTGAGAACAATGGCAATGACGGATTTACTACTGTTGGGAAGAAAGGCAAAGCAAAACGGCAATTACCTGGAGAAGAAGTCAACCAATCAAGGAGtcattagactatgacaaacaaacaaactttttgacagtttgcctgcatttgtttgcagacaCGTCAGTCTGCATACGTctggctttgtttgcgagtttggcaaactgtcacaaataagtgcgagtttgttagccatagtctaatagctccttcaGTGGAAAAAGAAGCTGACGACAACGACACCGAATTTAGAGAAGGAACAATGCAATGTCCTTGGACATCGAGATCaacaatttcttttatttccaACAGGCTGCAGCCCAAGTTGGGGTTGAGATTCCACGGTTCTGCTACCACGAGCGGCTGGCCGTGGCCGGCAATTGCCGCATGTGTCTGGTTGAGGTGGAGAAGTCGCCGAAGCCGGTGGCGGCCTGCGCGATGCCCGTGATGAAGGGTTGGCGCATCAAGACCAACTCCGAGATGACCCGCAAGGCTCGCGAAGGCGTCATGGAGTTCCTGTTGATGAACCACCCGCTGGATTGCCCAATTTGTGACCAGGGTGGCGAGTGTGACCTGCAGGATCAGGCCATGGCGTTCGGGTCGGACCGGTCGCGATTCACCGACATTGACCACAGCGGAAAGCGTGCCGTCGAGGACAAGGACATTGGACCGCTGGTCAAGACGATCATGACCCGGTGCATTCACTGCACGCGATGCATCCGTTTTGCGTCGGAGATTGCGGGAGTTGACGATCTGGGTACGACCGGACGTGGTAACGACATGCAGATTGGAACGTACGTCGAGAAGCTGTTCCTGTCGGAACTTTCGGGCAACGTGATTGACCTGTGCCCGGTCGGCGCTCTGACCAACAAGCCGTACAGCTTCGTGGCCCGTCCGTGGGAGATCCGCAAGGTGGAATCGATCGACGTGCTGGACGCCGTCGGCAGCAACATCATCGTGAGCACCCGCACCGGTGAAGTCCTGCGTATTTTGCCCCGTGAAAACGAGGAAATTAACGAGGAGTGGCTGTCGGACAAGTCCCGTTTCGCATGTGACGGACTCAAGCGCCAGCGCCTCATCGCTCCGATGCTCCGCAACCCGAACGGTGAACTCGAAGCCGTCGAGTGGGAATCTGCTCTGATCACCATCGCGCAGGCTCTCCGCTCCGCGCCGAAGGGTAAAGTGGCCGCCGTTGCCGGAGGTCTCGCCGACGCCGAAGCCCTGGTCGCCCTGAAGGACCTGCTGAACCGTCTCGGCTCGGAAACCTTGTGCACCGAGCAAAAGTTCCCCACCGACGGCTCGGGAACCGACTTCCGGTCGAGCTACCTGCTCAACTCTTCGATCGCCGCCTGTGAGGAAGCCGATCTGGTCCTCCTCGTCGGAACGAACCCACGCTACGAAGCCCCGCTCCTGAACACCCGACTCCGCAAGGGCTACGTCCACAACGAGCAGAACATCGCCCTGATCGGACCCAAGGTCAACCTGTCGTACGAGTACGAACACCTGGGAAGCGATGCCTCCCTCGTGCGGGACATTGCCAGCGGAAACCATCCGTTCGCGAAGAAGTTGAAGGCCGCCAAGAAGCCGCTGATCATCGTCGGCGCGAACCAGCTGGCCCGCAAGGACGGAGCCGCCTTCGTGACCGCTCTGCACGTCTTTGCCAACTCGCTGCAGCCGGCCGATGTAAGAACCTCGA
This is a stretch of genomic DNA from Culex pipiens pallens isolate TS chromosome 1, TS_CPP_V2, whole genome shotgun sequence. It encodes these proteins:
- the LOC120430880 gene encoding NADH-ubiquinone oxidoreductase 75 kDa subunit, mitochondrial, translated to MLRTPLTRALTLGARGCPSQVVRTAASNTPAKAPELIEVFVDDQSVMVAPGTTVLQAAAQVGVEIPRFCYHERLAVAGNCRMCLVEVEKSPKPVAACAMPVMKGWRIKTNSEMTRKAREGVMEFLLMNHPLDCPICDQGGECDLQDQAMAFGSDRSRFTDIDHSGKRAVEDKDIGPLVKTIMTRCIHCTRCIRFASEIAGVDDLGTTGRGNDMQIGTYVEKLFLSELSGNVIDLCPVGALTNKPYSFVARPWEIRKVESIDVLDAVGSNIIVSTRTGEVLRILPRENEEINEEWLSDKSRFACDGLKRQRLIAPMLRNPNGELEAVEWESALITIAQALRSAPKGKVAAVAGGLADAEALVALKDLLNRLGSETLCTEQKFPTDGSGTDFRSSYLLNSSIAACEEADLVLLVGTNPRYEAPLLNTRLRKGYVHNEQNIALIGPKVNLSYEYEHLGSDASLVRDIASGNHPFAKKLKAAKKPLIIVGANQLARKDGAAFVTALHVFANSLQPADPNWKVWNVLQTNAAQTAALDVGYTAGADAAIAAEPKVLFLLGADSNAIKKDQLPKDCFIVYQGHHGDAGAQLAHAILPGAAYTEKQATYVNTEGRAQQTLVAVTPPGLAREDWKILRALSEIAGAPLPYDTLDELRSRLEDIAPHLVRYGRRESANFFKQAEEMLRNAAVHFDGAKVEVPQKSLQDFFMTDPITRASPTMAKCVTAAKKQAATASN